The DNA segment TCATTTTACCTGCGCCAAAAAGCCGCGTCAAAGCCACGCGCGCCTTTTGTTTTTCCGCCGGAGCCCCATAGAATGCGCACCAGGTCAATCGCACGAGGAGCAACCATGCTACGCATAGAACACCTTGCGTTCACCTACCTGGGCGCCAAAGCGCCGGCGCTCAACGGTCTCGACGCCACGTTCCAACGTGGTGCAAAAGTGCTGGTGATTGGTGCGAACGGCGCCGGCAAAAGCACGTTTTTGGCGGCGGTGGCCGGCTTTGTGCCCCATTTCTTCCGCGGGGAGATGCACGGCGACATCCTGTTTGAAGGGCGCTCCCTGCGCGAAACGCCGCTGGCTGAGTGGGTAATGCGCGTGGGGCTTGTCTTCGCCAACCCATTCAACCAACTGAGCGGCGTTCGGCTGACGGTGTTTGAAGAAGTGGCGTTTGGGCTGGAAAACCTGGGCGTGCCCCCCGATGAGATTCGCCGCCGTGTTGCCGCAACACTCGAACACCTGGGGCTGAGCGACCTTGCCGAGCGGTCGCCTTTTGCTCTGAGCGGCGGACAACAACAGCGTGTGGCGATTGCCACCATTTTGGCGATGAACCCCCACGCGCTGGCGCTGGACGAACCCACCGCCCAACTCGACCCCCAAGGGGCGCGTGATGTCTTCGCCCTGCTTGCCGCGCTCGCCGAAGAAGAGCGGTATGTCCTCGCGGCAACCCAGCGGCTGGAATACGCCACGCCTGTGTTGCATGAGATGCTGGCGCTTCGTGAGGGGCGTTTGGCGGCGCACGCTCCGCTTCCGTCGGGAATGCACGCCGCCCCCGATGATGGGTGGGGGGTGCTTCTCCCCTTGCGCGTGCGCGCAGAGCGCCCAGGGTGGCGTCCCTGGCCGCACGACGCCCCGACGCTTGCCGATGAGGCGGTTGCCGCCGCCCCGCCCATGGGGATAGAAGCCCACGCTGTGCACTACACCTACCCCACGGGCGTGGAGGCGCTACGCGGCGTTTCCGTGCACGCCCAACCGGGGGAAGTGGTGGCGCTGATGGGGCAAAACGGCGCAGGGAAAACCACGCTCAGCAAGATGTTCATCGGGCTGTTGCGCCCCGACAATGGAACAGTGCGCGTGGGCGAGTGGGACGCCACAGCACGCGCCGCACACGAATTGGCGCACCGCGTGGGGTACGTGTTTCAGAACCCACATGACCAAATCTTCCACCGCCGCATTTGGGACGAAGTCGCCTATGGACCGCGCAATCTCGGGTTTCCCCCCGAACGCTTGCGGAGCGCGGTTGAGCGCGCCCTGGCGTTGTGCGGGTTGAGCGAGTACGCCGAGGTACACCCCTACGATATGCCGCTCAACCGCCGCCGCTGGGTGACCATTGCTGCCGCGCTGGCAATGGAAACACCCGTGCTCATCTTCGACGAACCGTCCGGCGGGTTCGACCGTGAAGACCTGTTGCGGCTCTATGCGCTCTTGCAGGCGTTGCGGCGGGCGGGGCGCACCGTGCTCCTCATCTCGCACGATGTCGGTTTTGTGGCGGAAATCGCCGACCGGGTCGTGGTCATGGCGCAAGGGCGCGTGCTTGCCGACGGCGCGCCGCATGAGGTGCTGACGGATGAAACGGTGCTCACCGCCGCCGCGCTGGACTGGCCGCCGGCAACTGCGCTCGCGCGGGAGATGGGATTCACAACACCAGTCGTGCGCGAGGCGGAGTTGCATACACTGATGCAGTAAGCAACACCAAAGGAGGCGAACGATGAGACTGCAAGGCGCTGTGGTCGTGATAACCGGTTCGACGCGCGGGTTTGGCAACACATTGGCGCGCATGCTCCTTGAAAAAGGGGCGCGTGTTGTCATTTCGGGGCGTTCACAAGAGACAGTGGATACCGTCGTCGCCACGCTTGCACAGCATGGTGACGTGAGCGGGCTGGCGTGCGACGTGCGCCACGCCGAGCAGGTGTACGCTCTGGCGAGGCATGCGCGCACCCACTTCGGGCGCATTGATGTGTGGGTCAACAACGCCGGCATTGCCACGTCCGCGGCGGGCGGCATTCTTGACTTTCCGCCGGACGTTGCCGAAACCATCTTTCAGGTCAACTGTCTGGGCACACTCCACGGCACACAAGCCGCAGTCGCCGTGATGAAACGCCAGGGCGGCGGCACAATCGTCAATCTCTACGGGCGCGGGAGCGATTTGCGCCCCGCCACCCCTTCGGGGCTTTACGGCGCCAGCAAGGCGTGGATTACCTCTTTTACACGCACCGCCGCCGCCGAATACAAACACGTGCCCATTCGGTTCATCGGGTTTAGTCCGGGGATGATGCTCACAGACATGCTCGACGTGCATGAAATTGTCGGCGATACCGTCGCCCCACAGATGCGCAACTACCCGCTTGTGCTGCAAGCCCTCGCCCATCCCCCCGAACGCCCGGCGGCGGAACTGGTGCGCCTTCTGGAAACGAACACCAAGCGCTTCGTTGAATATCGCTACATGAGCGGCTTGCGGCTGGCGCGCATGTTGGCGCACCTGGCATGGCTCCGTCTCACGCAAAAGGGGCGCACAACGCCCCCCACATGGCGACAACAACCCGCATTCGACCCGTGGCCGCACATTGCCGAAGAAGAGAGCGCCTGACAAAAACGTGCGACTTGCGATGCCAACGGCTCATGCTATGCTGAGCGCCGTCAAAAAGCGAACAGCACAACTGCTTGACCAACCCGATGAAGAAGGAGGGCTCATGCGAACACCGCTCATCGCCGCCAACTGGAAGATGCACAAAACCGTGCCCGAAGCCGTTGCCATGTTGCGCGACTTGCTCGACCGGCTGGGTGGACAAGCCCCCACCGACCGCCGCGTGCTGATTTGCCCCCCCTTCACGGCACTGAGCGCCGTGCGGGATGTGCTCGACGGCACCGGCATTTTCTGGGGCGCGCAAAACATGCACCCCGCCGAAGAAGGGGCTTTCACAGGGGAAATTTCCGCCCGCATGCTCACCGATTTGGGATGCTCCTACGTC comes from the Ardenticatena maritima genome and includes:
- a CDS encoding ABC transporter ATP-binding protein, with amino-acid sequence MLRIEHLAFTYLGAKAPALNGLDATFQRGAKVLVIGANGAGKSTFLAAVAGFVPHFFRGEMHGDILFEGRSLRETPLAEWVMRVGLVFANPFNQLSGVRLTVFEEVAFGLENLGVPPDEIRRRVAATLEHLGLSDLAERSPFALSGGQQQRVAIATILAMNPHALALDEPTAQLDPQGARDVFALLAALAEEERYVLAATQRLEYATPVLHEMLALREGRLAAHAPLPSGMHAAPDDGWGVLLPLRVRAERPGWRPWPHDAPTLADEAVAAAPPMGIEAHAVHYTYPTGVEALRGVSVHAQPGEVVALMGQNGAGKTTLSKMFIGLLRPDNGTVRVGEWDATARAAHELAHRVGYVFQNPHDQIFHRRIWDEVAYGPRNLGFPPERLRSAVERALALCGLSEYAEVHPYDMPLNRRRWVTIAAALAMETPVLIFDEPSGGFDREDLLRLYALLQALRRAGRTVLLISHDVGFVAEIADRVVVMAQGRVLADGAPHEVLTDETVLTAAALDWPPATALAREMGFTTPVVREAELHTLMQ
- a CDS encoding SDR family oxidoreductase, giving the protein MRLQGAVVVITGSTRGFGNTLARMLLEKGARVVISGRSQETVDTVVATLAQHGDVSGLACDVRHAEQVYALARHARTHFGRIDVWVNNAGIATSAAGGILDFPPDVAETIFQVNCLGTLHGTQAAVAVMKRQGGGTIVNLYGRGSDLRPATPSGLYGASKAWITSFTRTAAAEYKHVPIRFIGFSPGMMLTDMLDVHEIVGDTVAPQMRNYPLVLQALAHPPERPAAELVRLLETNTKRFVEYRYMSGLRLARMLAHLAWLRLTQKGRTTPPTWRQQPAFDPWPHIAEEESA